Below is a window of Yersinia kristensenii DNA.
GTGCGACATAGATTAATTTATTTCCTCCTTATTCTCCTCACAATGATTGATGTTCTTTACATAGCATTACGCCCCCTTGCATTGGTTCGCTCATAATTAACCTCACAAAGACATTATATATCACCCGTTAGTTGGAGCATATTATGAAACTATTACCTATCATCGCCGCTGCACTTATTGCTACCGCCTCATTCGCCACTATGGCTGCACAAGAAGTCAGCCCAGCACAAGCGACTAAATTGCAAAGCATGGGGGTTATCTCTCTTTCTAATATCAGTGGTTCACCGACAGATGTGGAGTCGGCCCTGAATGCAAAAGCGGATGCTGATGGCGCGAGCCACTACCGTGTCATTGGTATTAGTAACCCTGGTGACTCGAGTAATTACAGTGCCAGTGCTGAGATTTACCGTTAATCTTGCACCCTAAGTGAACGTTAATGAAATAGTTAGATACAGTATTGGTATTGATTATAAGCCCGATATGACAATGGTAATTCATTGTTTTATCGGGCTTGATTGTTTCAGCTCTGCTGGTATTCATAAAGACAAATTTCTTCTATTGATATGCAGAAAATAGTTAACTATTAGAGCAATCTTAATGAGAACTTAAGGAAAATAAGGTGTTATTGTAGTCCATCCGGGTTTCCGAGGAGTGGCCATGCTAAACACTGTCCGGCGTAATTTTAAAAGTCAGTTTTCATACTTACAGCGTTTTATTGCCTCGCCACGCACCGTGGGTACATTGGCCCCATCTTCGCCTTGGTTATGTCAGGCGATGTTGAACCAGGTAAATTGGGAAAAAAGCCTTAATATCGCTGAGCTAGGGGCGGCTGATGGGGTGCTCACCAAGCGTATTTTGTCGCACATGTCAGAAAGCTCGCGCTTGCAGGCTTACGAAATCCAGCCTCATTTTGTGCATTCTCTGCATCAGATTAATGACTCTCGATTGCAGGTCGCTTTCCGATCTGCTGAACAATTGGATCAAGATTACGATGTGGTGTTTTGCTGTTTGCCACTATTATCAATCCCGACCAAGATAAGTATCAAGATATTACAGCAGGCCCAGCAGCGCTTGCGAGCCAATCAGGGCGTTTTGGTGTTATTCCAGTACAGCCACCTTTCCGAGCCTCTATTATCCCGCTATTTCACCTGGAAAAAGATACGCGTTGTGCGTAATTTCCCGCCGGCTTTGGTCTATATTTGTCAGCCTCGTTAGAGGCTCAGTTTGGTTATTACCCTCAGCTAAATTGCACTATTCTCTCTGGTTTGTCAGCGGATTATCAGGCGAAAAGCACAATTTTCTCTATTAATTAGGGGGTGTGCTGAGGGGGACTTTCAGCTACTTTTTCCTCATATCCCAATGCAACAACCAATTTAATTGAAAATATCAATGATAATGATTATCATGCGCATATTCTTTTTGATGATGTGAAGAGCATGCGTTATTTTCAATTTATATCGGTTTTTTTCCTGTTAACTCTCTCTCTCAATAGCCAGGCAAAAAATGTCACCGATATTCTCGGGCGTCAGGTGGCCGTGCCGGATAAC
It encodes the following:
- a CDS encoding DUF1471 domain-containing protein yields the protein MKLLPIIAAALIATASFATMAAQEVSPAQATKLQSMGVISLSNISGSPTDVESALNAKADADGASHYRVIGISNPGDSSNYSASAEIYR
- a CDS encoding class I SAM-dependent methyltransferase; translated protein: MLNTVRRNFKSQFSYLQRFIASPRTVGTLAPSSPWLCQAMLNQVNWEKSLNIAELGAADGVLTKRILSHMSESSRLQAYEIQPHFVHSLHQINDSRLQVAFRSAEQLDQDYDVVFCCLPLLSIPTKISIKILQQAQQRLRANQGVLVLFQYSHLSEPLLSRYFTWKKIRVVRNFPPALVYICQPR